CCCGGAACTCCTGCCGCTTTAGCGCGAGGTAACCCGGCACATAGGTCTGGCTGTGCGGCAGGAAGAGTGTCGGGCCGCTTTCGAGCGGCATGTCGCAATGGGCGACCGCACCCTGCAGCGTCAGCACCGGCGAGAGCCGGTGCACATGCACCGGAAATTGTTCGATCACCTTCGACGACTGAAAGCCGAGATGGTAGTCGCGATGCGCCGACTGCGCCGAACCGCCCGGATTGACGCGGTTGACCTGCGCCGTCATCTGGTAGCTCGGGCCAAGCCAGGCTTCGCTGGCCAGAGCGATGATGGCATTGCCGTAATATTCGGCGAAATTTGCCGGATCGGCGAGGCAATGTTTTTCCAGCGAGTTCCAGATACGGTCGTTGGCGCCGGGTTTGGCAAAATGATCGCCACCGCCGGTCGAGGTGCGGTGCTGTTCCTCGATGATCGCATCGAAGATCACGCTGGCTCGATCGATGATGCCGGTGTCTTCGTAAGCGCGCTTGAACACGACGACACCAGGACCCTCGCCGAAGGCGTCGCAGACTTCCGCCAGCACGGCGCGTCGGCCTTCTGGCGTTGCGGCCGCCGCCATCACCTTGCGGCTGTCATAGATCAGGACGTTTTTTTCGACCGCAGACGCCGAGGGGTAATCGGCAAGCGCGGTGGTCTTTTCCGCAAGGGCGCGAAACTCATCGAGATCGCAGGCGTCTTCGCTCAGCCAGACGCGGTCGGCGCGCAGTTTCTGCTGGTTGTCGGTTTTCATGGCGGGCTCCTCCCTCTTTCCAATGGAGGCACTATACGCCGCGATGCCGGGTGATATAGATCAGAAATCCATCAAAAAACAATCAGGCCGGTCGCATGGCACACCTCTTTCTCGTCAAGGATATTGCCTTCCAGGCCGGGCTCAGCACCGCGACCGTCGACCGGGTGTTGAACGGCAGGCCGGGCGTGCGCCGGCAGACCGAGATGCGGGTGAAGGCGGCGATCGCGGAACTGGAGAAGCAGCAGGCCGGCGCGATGGGCAGCGGCCGCATGCTGGCGATCGATATCGTCATGGAGACGCCGCAGCGTTTCAGCGATGCGGTGCGCGCCGCCTTCGAGGCGGAGATGGCGACCTTTCTGCCCGGCGTCTTCCGCTGCCGGTTCCATTTCGCCGAGATGATGAAGCCGGCCGAACTGGTGCAGCTTCTCGATCGCATCCGGCTGCGCGGCACGCATGGCATCGTACTCAAGGCGCCTGACGTCGCCGAGGTGGCGGCCGCCGTTGCCCGGGCGGATGCGGCCGGCATTCCCGTCGTGACGCTGGTGACCGACCTGCCGAATTCGGCACGCATCGCCTATGCCGGCGCCGACAACCGGGCAGCGGGAGAGACCGCTGCCTATCTGATCGGCGAATTTCTCGGGAATGATGGTGGCAAGGTGCTGGTGACGCTGTCGAGCGGACGGTTCCGCGGCGAGGAGGAGCGCGAAATCGGCTTTCGCCGCATCATCCGCGCCCGCTATCCCGACATCGGCATTACCGAAATCAGCGAGGGGCACGGCACCGATGCCGCGACAGGAACGCTTGCCGCGGTAGCGCTTGCGGCCGATCCCGCCATCAACGCCGTCTATTCGATCGGCGGCGGCAACCGGGCGGTGCTGGCGGCCTTCGACGCGGCCAAACGTCCCGTCCGCGTTTTCGTCGCTCATGATCTCGATGCGGATAATCGCGCCCTGCTTGCGGCGCGTCGGATCGGCTTCGTGCTGCATCATGATCTCAGGACCGATGCACGTTCGGCCTTCCGGGCGATCATGAGTCGGGCGACTGCATTGCCGCGCGCAGTTACGCCCTCGCTTTCATCCGTCGAAATCGTCACGCCCTACAATATGCCCGCGGCCGGGTGAGCCAATTGGCTTTCCTTTAATGCCGAATTCGGGCTACGCTTTAGCACGAGTGAAGGTGAGAACATGGATTACAGCGACGTCAGCACGATTGCAGCCTGGATCACGGAGCAGGGACTGAAGGGCGTTTCGGAAGCCGAACTGATGACCGGTTTCTGCTCGGCTTGCCGGGATGCCGGCCTGCCGCTCGACCGTGGTCTGGCGCTGATGGATACGCTGCATCCGGTGCATGAGGGCCGTGCCTTCCGCTGGGACAGCATCGAGGAAATCCAGACCGAGTTCGAATATGGTCCGACGATCTCGGGGGAGGCGGCGTCGAACTGGCAGCGTTCGGCCTTCTATCATCTTTGGTCTCGCAACGAGCGGGAGATACGCCGGCGTCTCGGCTTCGGCGATCCGATCGATTTCTCCATGCTCGATACGATCGCTGAAGCCGGTCACACGGATTTCGTGGCGATGATGCATCGTTTTTCCGAGGCCGGAACGATCGGCGAGATGGATTGCTTCTTCTCGCATTTCGCGACGAAACATCCCGAGGGCTTTTCCGATCACGACCTCGCCATTCTGCGCAAGCTGGTGCCGGTGTTGGGGTTGGCGATCAAATGTATCGCGCTCGGGCGTATCGCCCGCACCATCGCCGAGGTCTATCTCGGCGAGGACGCGGCGCGCCAGGTGATGGAAGGCAAGATCAGCCGCGGCAAATCGGAGCGAATTTCCGCGGCACTCTGGTTCTCCGACCTGCTGAACTATACCAAGATCTCCGACAGCGTGCCGCCGGAGGAGATCATCCCGCTGCTCAACGACTATAGCGAGGCGGTGATCACGGCGATCCACGAGTCCGGCGGCAACGTGCTGAAGCTGATCGGCGACGGTGTGCTCGCCATCTTTAAGGGCGAGGTGCCAGCGGAGACGTGTCGCGCGGCGCTGAGCGCCGAATCGCTGCTGCGGGAAAAGCTCACCACACTGAATGCCGCGCGTGCGGCCGATGGCCGGGCGACGACCGACGTCTATATCGGCCTGCATATCGGCGATGTCTTCTACGGCAATATCGGGAGCCAGGACCGGTTGGATTTCACCGTTATCGGACCTGCCGTCAACGAGGTCAGCCGGATCGCCTCAATGTGTCGTTCCGTCGATCTCAACCTGTTGATCTCCTCCGATTTCGCCGCGGCGGTACCGGAGCAGCAGCGTACCGCACTCGCCTGCGTCGGACGTTATGCGTTGCGCGGCGTGCAGCGCGCGCAGGAACTCTATACCCTCGACAGCGCCCGGCTGAACAGCTGAGTTCCTGACTGCAAGGTCTATCGCAACAGGCCCTGACCGCCGTCGATCCAGATCGGCGTACCGGTGATGTGTCGGGCGCGGTCGGAGGCGAGGAAAAGGATTGTTTCGGCGACGTCCTCGCTCTTGCCTGCCTTGCCGCCGGCGATCGGGATATCCCCCTGCGGCCAGATGACGGGAACCTCCGTCTCCTCGCGGTGGCGGCTGTCGGTATTGGCGCTGATATTGGTCTCGATTTCGCCGGGGCAGACGGCATTGACGCGGATGCCGTGTCGGCCGAGTTCGAGGGCGAGCTGCAGGACCATGGCGACCTGGCCCGCCTTGGTTGCGGTGTAGGCGGTGGCGCCCGGCGTGGTGAAGGTACGGGTGCCATTGATCGAAGAGACGACGATGATTGAGCCGCCGTGGCGCTTCAGATGCGGAACCGTCAGATGCAGGGTCAGATAGGTGCCGCGCAGATTGACGGCGATGGTCTTGTCCCATTCTTCCGGTTTCAGATCGTCGATCGGCGCCCACACACCGTTGATCCCAGCATTGGCGACTACGATGTCGAGGCCGTCGAAGGTGTCGGTCAGTTGTTCCACGGCGCCTCGCATTTGAGCTTCGTCGCTGGTATCTGCCGTCAACGCGATCGACTGGCCGCCGGCGGCCTTGATCTCGGCGCAAGTTTTTTCGACTTCGTCGGCGGTGCGGCTCAATGCTGCGACCCTTGCACCCTCGGCAGCGAGCCGCAAAGCGGCGGCTTTGCCGATGCCGGAACCGGCGCCTGTTACCAACGCGATCTTTCCCTTCAGCTCCGTGGGCGGGCTCTCCTTGCCGTTTTGTCGGTAAGCCAATGCTTCGCATGGCTGTTGGTTCCTGAAGGAGAGCAGGTCGCTGGAGCGCGGTGCTAGAGCCTCCTGAGGAGGCTGTGGCTCAGCGCCCATCTCTCAGGTCCATGGACGGCGGCAAAGAGCAGACCGGCGAGGAAGGTAAAGTGATCGACGAAGAAGCCGAACTCGGCCTGATTCTGCTGCCAATGGGACGGACCGTGGAAGGCGAAAGCGAGGAAGATCACATAGATGGCTGCGAGCAGGCTGGCCTCGGAGAAGAAGGCCCCTGATATGAAAGCGAGCGCCAGCGCGATCTCAAAGAAGGCAGCGATCCAGGTAAGGAATGTCGCCATCGGAAAGCCGGCGGCAGTGATATAGCCCACTGTTGCGCCGATATCGGCAAACTTGAAGCCGGCGGCCATGAAGAAGACGAAGCTGAAGATGATGCGGGCGACGATGATCGCGATTGCTCTGGCCATCCTGAAATCTCCTCTTTGAGCTTCCATTATGACGGACGAGACCCCCGACATCCTACACGGTGAATGAAAAAGGGCCGCTTGCGCGACCCTATCACTTTGAGTTGCGCATAATCCTTTCCGAAAATCGGTTCCGATTTTCGGGGTTATGCGCTCTCACCACTCGGCGAAGCTGCCGTCGGCGT
The nucleotide sequence above comes from Rhizobium indicum. Encoded proteins:
- a CDS encoding SDR family oxidoreductase; the encoded protein is MAYRQNGKESPPTELKGKIALVTGAGSGIGKAAALRLAAEGARVAALSRTADEVEKTCAEIKAAGGQSIALTADTSDEAQMRGAVEQLTDTFDGLDIVVANAGINGVWAPIDDLKPEEWDKTIAVNLRGTYLTLHLTVPHLKRHGGSIIVVSSINGTRTFTTPGATAYTATKAGQVAMVLQLALELGRHGIRVNAVCPGEIETNISANTDSRHREETEVPVIWPQGDIPIAGGKAGKSEDVAETILFLASDRARHITGTPIWIDGGQGLLR
- a CDS encoding LacI family DNA-binding transcriptional regulator — protein: MAHLFLVKDIAFQAGLSTATVDRVLNGRPGVRRQTEMRVKAAIAELEKQQAGAMGSGRMLAIDIVMETPQRFSDAVRAAFEAEMATFLPGVFRCRFHFAEMMKPAELVQLLDRIRLRGTHGIVLKAPDVAEVAAAVARADAAGIPVVTLVTDLPNSARIAYAGADNRAAGETAAYLIGEFLGNDGGKVLVTLSSGRFRGEEEREIGFRRIIRARYPDIGITEISEGHGTDAATGTLAAVALAADPAINAVYSIGGGNRAVLAAFDAAKRPVRVFVAHDLDADNRALLAARRIGFVLHHDLRTDARSAFRAIMSRATALPRAVTPSLSSVEIVTPYNMPAAG
- a CDS encoding adenylate/guanylate cyclase domain-containing protein — translated: MDYSDVSTIAAWITEQGLKGVSEAELMTGFCSACRDAGLPLDRGLALMDTLHPVHEGRAFRWDSIEEIQTEFEYGPTISGEAASNWQRSAFYHLWSRNEREIRRRLGFGDPIDFSMLDTIAEAGHTDFVAMMHRFSEAGTIGEMDCFFSHFATKHPEGFSDHDLAILRKLVPVLGLAIKCIALGRIARTIAEVYLGEDAARQVMEGKISRGKSERISAALWFSDLLNYTKISDSVPPEEIIPLLNDYSEAVITAIHESGGNVLKLIGDGVLAIFKGEVPAETCRAALSAESLLREKLTTLNAARAADGRATTDVYIGLHIGDVFYGNIGSQDRLDFTVIGPAVNEVSRIASMCRSVDLNLLISSDFAAAVPEQQRTALACVGRYALRGVQRAQELYTLDSARLNS
- a CDS encoding DoxX family protein, with the protein product MARAIAIIVARIIFSFVFFMAAGFKFADIGATVGYITAAGFPMATFLTWIAAFFEIALALAFISGAFFSEASLLAAIYVIFLAFAFHGPSHWQQNQAEFGFFVDHFTFLAGLLFAAVHGPERWALSHSLLRRL
- a CDS encoding phytanoyl-CoA dioxygenase family protein; this translates as MKTDNQQKLRADRVWLSEDACDLDEFRALAEKTTALADYPSASAVEKNVLIYDSRKVMAAAATPEGRRAVLAEVCDAFGEGPGVVVFKRAYEDTGIIDRASVIFDAIIEEQHRTSTGGGDHFAKPGANDRIWNSLEKHCLADPANFAEYYGNAIIALASEAWLGPSYQMTAQVNRVNPGGSAQSAHRDYHLGFQSSKVIEQFPVHVHRLSPVLTLQGAVAHCDMPLESGPTLFLPHSQTYVPGYLALKRQEFRDYFEANHVQLPLEKGDLVFFNPALFHAAGTNRSADIKRVANLLQVSSAFGRAMETVNRERMSARLFPALKAFQGRLSPDEIANAVAACAEGYSFPTNLDRDPPLGGLAPKTQAQLMHEALKEGWSDDAFTAALAEQAQKKLS